A genome region from Macrotis lagotis isolate mMagLag1 chromosome 4, bilby.v1.9.chrom.fasta, whole genome shotgun sequence includes the following:
- the LOC141522807 gene encoding olfactory receptor 11G2-like, producing MRMSVAANITWTVSEFILLGFNCQKEIQTILLMLFSIIYILTIMGNTSIICAVWSNQQLHTPMYILLANFSFLEVCYVNSDVPKMLANMFSEMKAISYTGCLFQFYFFSMCASEGLFLSVMAFDRYLAICQPLHYSTIMTHSLCANLTFFCWMGGFLWLLIPVILVPQVPFCGPNIIDHFLCDLGPLLALSCAPVPKTTLACGTISSLIIFITFFYILGSYTHVLRAVLRVPSGSGRNKAFSTCASHFTVVSLFYGSVMVMYASPGSGKQSGMQKFITLFYSMATPFFNPLIYSLQNKDMKKALKKLFSGLSQRISKLPKK from the coding sequence ATGAGAATGTCAGTGGCTGCTAATATCACTTGGACTGTAAGTGAATTTATTCTCTTGGGTTTCAATTGTCAAAAAGAGATTCAAACCATTCTCCTTATGTTGTTCTCTATCATTTACATCCTTACAATCATGGGGAATACATCTATTATCTGTGCTGTGTGGTCAAACCAGCAGCTTCACACTCCCATGTACATTCTCTTGGCCAATTTCTCCTTCTTAGAAGTCTGTTATGTTAACTCTGATGTCCCCAAAATGTTGGCCAACATGTTCTCTGAAATGAAAGCTATCTCCTATACTGGTTGcttgtttcaattttatttcttctcaatgTGTGCTTCAGAGGGTTTGTTTTTATCTGTGATGGCATTTGATAGGTACCTTGCCATCTGCCAGCCTCTACATTACTCCACTATCATGACCCATAGCCTCTGTGCTAACTTGACATTCTTCTGTTGGATGGGTGGCTTCCTCTGGTTACTGATTCCTGTGATCTTAGTACCACAGGTACCCTTTTGTGGTCCAAATATCATTGATCACTTTTTGTGTGATCTGGGGCCATTGTTAGCCCTGTCCTGTGCCCCAGTTCCCAAGACTACTTTGGCCTGTGGCACCATCAGCTCTCTGATCATCTTCATCACCTTCTTCTACATACTGGGTTCCTATACCCATGTCCTGAGAGCTGTACTACGAGTACCATCAGGATCTGGAAGAAATAAGGCTTTCTCAACTTGTGCCTCCCATTTCACTGTTGTGTCTCTATTCTATGGTTCAGTCATGGTGATGTATGCTAGCCCAGGATCTGGGAAACAGTCTGGAATGCAGAAGTTTATAACGTTGTTTTACTCCATGGCAACTCCATTCTTTAACCCCCTGATCTACAGTCTCCAGAACAAAGATATGAAGAAAGCTCTTAAAAAACTCTTCAGTGGATTGTCCCAAAGAATCTCTAAATTACCCAAGAAATGA